Proteins encoded together in one Planctopirus ephydatiae window:
- the asnB gene encoding asparagine synthase (glutamine-hydrolyzing), producing the protein MCGICGCVETIGHDAAGIASTKAKSRVESMLRQLAHRGPDGSATFSTNFASLGHARLSIIDLAGGAQPLFNEDRTLALVANGEIYNHQEIRQELLSRGHHFRTGSDCEVIVHLYEEVGTACLDELQGMFAFAILDTRQKTLFAARDRFGQKPFYYSWQAERFSFASEASALLPVGEALSHEPAAIDPVALDQYLYYQFVPAPRTLFEKVQALPAGHALELKLSERETETHSAELVSSELRTWAWWSPPVPRRCSATSSTADFWLNDLETVIDEAVRSHLLADVPVGLYLSGGIDSSFLGALACKHIQGRMPAFCISFPGSPMDEQAAALCAARHLECDLEVVEFHDEDFVELVETSGRLLDLPLGDAALLPLLKLSRVASQTVRTVLTGDGGDELFGGYRKYRESAQAPLWWQKLHNFWGAALPVEQLLSVDGSSSGLRHLVLWSARNIFSSRRADLRKRGFDPRQRASLYRSNVKALLGETFELPERSHHEGLTWLDRALLDDQGTNLADRLLFKGDRATMGYGVEARAPFLDHHVAEFAATLPANWMIRGKETKYALRALARRHLPVEITERRKKGFSLPIKIWFATSLADWLHEKLLAPHSLWDELFEPSAIEQLLREHRSGRDNHADRLYSLLVLKNWMCQKATCPANGQHSPSFMPVEKQAA; encoded by the coding sequence ATGTGTGGAATTTGTGGTTGCGTCGAAACCATCGGTCATGATGCTGCGGGAATTGCCAGCACGAAGGCCAAATCCCGTGTCGAATCGATGCTGCGCCAACTGGCTCATCGCGGCCCGGATGGTTCCGCGACATTCTCGACAAACTTTGCCAGCCTGGGCCACGCACGACTTTCGATCATCGATCTCGCGGGGGGTGCTCAGCCCCTGTTCAACGAAGACCGCACGCTGGCACTTGTCGCGAATGGAGAAATCTACAACCACCAGGAAATCCGCCAGGAACTCCTCTCGCGCGGTCATCACTTCCGCACGGGGAGCGATTGCGAAGTCATTGTCCACCTGTACGAAGAAGTGGGCACTGCCTGTCTCGATGAACTTCAGGGGATGTTCGCCTTCGCGATTCTCGATACCAGGCAGAAAACACTCTTTGCTGCCCGCGACCGCTTTGGTCAGAAACCGTTTTATTATTCGTGGCAGGCTGAACGATTCTCTTTCGCCTCAGAAGCTTCGGCACTCCTCCCAGTCGGCGAGGCATTATCTCATGAACCCGCTGCCATCGATCCTGTGGCACTGGATCAATACCTTTACTACCAATTCGTCCCTGCTCCGCGAACTTTGTTTGAAAAGGTTCAGGCACTTCCAGCCGGACATGCTCTGGAACTGAAACTAAGTGAACGGGAAACCGAGACTCATTCAGCCGAACTGGTTTCATCGGAGCTGAGAACCTGGGCGTGGTGGTCGCCTCCTGTCCCCAGGCGTTGTTCCGCGACGTCATCGACCGCAGACTTCTGGCTCAACGATCTTGAAACTGTCATCGATGAGGCCGTTCGCTCACATCTGCTGGCTGATGTCCCAGTGGGCCTCTACTTGAGTGGCGGCATAGATTCTTCATTTTTAGGAGCGTTGGCCTGCAAGCATATCCAAGGCCGGATGCCCGCCTTCTGCATCTCTTTTCCTGGCTCACCGATGGATGAACAGGCCGCTGCTCTCTGTGCCGCCCGACATCTAGAATGTGATCTGGAAGTGGTTGAGTTTCACGATGAAGATTTTGTGGAACTCGTCGAAACCAGCGGGCGGCTACTCGATCTTCCCCTGGGAGATGCCGCTTTACTTCCTTTACTCAAATTGAGCCGCGTCGCCAGCCAGACAGTCAGGACAGTCCTGACAGGGGATGGTGGTGATGAACTGTTTGGCGGATATCGCAAGTACCGCGAGTCTGCCCAGGCTCCACTCTGGTGGCAGAAGCTGCATAACTTCTGGGGAGCTGCGCTCCCGGTTGAACAACTGCTCTCTGTCGACGGCTCCTCCAGTGGACTCCGTCATCTCGTTCTCTGGAGTGCGCGGAACATTTTCTCCAGTCGGCGGGCCGATCTTCGCAAGCGAGGTTTTGATCCTCGGCAGCGTGCCAGCCTTTATCGATCCAACGTCAAGGCATTGCTCGGAGAGACGTTTGAGCTACCTGAGCGAAGTCATCATGAGGGACTGACGTGGCTCGATCGGGCATTGCTCGACGATCAAGGCACGAATCTGGCAGATCGACTCCTCTTCAAAGGAGATCGCGCCACCATGGGCTATGGCGTCGAAGCCCGGGCACCGTTTCTGGATCATCACGTGGCCGAGTTCGCTGCGACACTTCCAGCGAACTGGATGATTCGCGGCAAAGAAACCAAGTACGCTTTGCGAGCACTGGCCCGACGCCACTTGCCTGTCGAGATTACCGAGCGACGGAAAAAAGGGTTTTCATTGCCAATCAAGATCTGGTTTGCGACATCGCTGGCCGACTGGCTGCATGAAAAACTGCTGGCTCCTCACTCACTTTGGGATGAACTCTTCGAACCCTCTGCCATTGAGCAGCTTTTGCGCGAGCATCGCTCGGGCCGCGATAACCACGCCGACAGACTCTACAGTCTGCTCGTACTCAAAAACTGGATGTGCCAGAAGGCGACATGCCCAGCCAATGGTCAGCACTCGCCGAGCTTCATGCCCGTCGAAAAACAGGCCGCATAG
- a CDS encoding BON domain-containing protein has protein sequence MVRGILNCGLAAALLLPLTSAFMTTCHAQQMNRSSGSTTGGSTAPRASQGSAFGGSSMPGMGGGSTQSAAGTGFGSTPLTGIGAGLSAFGQQGTGTGGFVGQNFGTGNFVGQANAANGQGQNQRGNQNNQRGGVDRAIQQQLNGGGFGGQNNFGGQNGGGARQQIVIRPQQRIAFDFPKPVANQIILNTQTRFNKLAYRQPALAGVQIAMNADGVAVLTGNVVSEDQKRLAEQLVRLEPGVRNVQNNLATTAP, from the coding sequence ATGGTTCGAGGAATCCTAAACTGCGGATTAGCGGCGGCCTTATTGCTGCCCTTGACCTCAGCATTCATGACGACCTGTCACGCTCAGCAGATGAATCGTTCCAGCGGCAGTACGACTGGCGGTTCTACAGCACCGCGAGCAAGTCAAGGCTCAGCTTTTGGTGGCAGCTCCATGCCCGGAATGGGTGGCGGCAGTACGCAATCTGCTGCCGGGACAGGTTTTGGGAGCACTCCACTGACAGGGATTGGGGCTGGTCTCTCGGCCTTTGGACAACAGGGGACGGGAACCGGTGGTTTCGTGGGTCAGAACTTTGGGACTGGCAACTTTGTCGGTCAGGCCAATGCTGCCAATGGCCAGGGTCAAAACCAGCGGGGCAATCAGAATAATCAGCGTGGCGGCGTTGATCGCGCGATTCAACAGCAGCTCAATGGCGGTGGCTTTGGTGGCCAGAACAATTTTGGCGGTCAAAACGGCGGTGGTGCCCGCCAGCAGATTGTCATTCGCCCCCAGCAGCGAATTGCGTTTGATTTCCCCAAGCCTGTCGCTAACCAGATCATTCTGAACACGCAAACCCGATTCAATAAGCTAGCCTACAGGCAACCGGCTTTGGCTGGTGTGCAGATTGCCATGAATGCCGATGGTGTCGCGGTGCTGACGGGCAACGTGGTCAGTGAAGATCAGAAGCGTCTGGCCGAACAGTTAGTCAGGCTGGAGCCGGGTGTCAGGAACGTACAAAACAACCTGGCCACCACAGCCCCTTGA
- a CDS encoding 3'(2'),5'-bisphosphate nucleotidase has protein sequence MTDYSQELSLALSAVRNAAEICQIVQRRIGSSAMAKSDKSPVTMADFASQAVILEAIGRAFPIDCLVAEETSTELQQEPELLSEVTALVQKYHPQATSQQICEWIDRGHGAGGSRRYWTLDPIDGTKGFLRKEQYAIALALYDEGELVLGVLGCPNLPADPVRNLINPATTPIDQAQGGLFYAVRGAGAFVTSLDGHHLPRPIHVSTSHNLHEYRVCESAEATHSRHDASATIAQSLGVAGEPVRMDSQAKYACVASGRAEIYLRLPTRAGYQECIWDHAAGVMVIEAAGGKVTDTTGKELDFSQGRHLSANIGVVATNGIHHEKIVAAVVAQQQSLAAQQ, from the coding sequence ATGACTGATTATTCGCAAGAGCTTTCACTGGCACTTTCTGCGGTCCGCAATGCGGCGGAAATCTGCCAGATTGTCCAGCGGCGTATTGGCAGTTCAGCGATGGCCAAGTCTGACAAAAGCCCCGTCACGATGGCCGACTTTGCCAGCCAGGCTGTCATTCTCGAAGCCATTGGCCGAGCTTTTCCCATCGACTGCCTCGTCGCGGAAGAAACTTCGACCGAGTTGCAGCAGGAGCCTGAGCTACTGAGTGAAGTGACGGCTCTCGTTCAAAAATATCATCCGCAGGCGACCAGCCAGCAGATCTGTGAGTGGATTGATCGCGGCCATGGCGCAGGAGGTTCTCGCCGCTACTGGACACTCGACCCGATTGATGGCACCAAAGGCTTTCTTCGCAAAGAGCAGTACGCAATTGCCCTTGCCTTGTACGATGAAGGGGAACTTGTTCTCGGCGTGCTGGGTTGCCCCAATCTCCCGGCTGATCCTGTCCGGAATCTCATCAATCCCGCAACGACTCCTATCGATCAGGCTCAGGGAGGATTGTTTTATGCCGTCCGTGGCGCAGGGGCTTTCGTGACCTCGCTCGATGGTCATCATCTTCCCCGGCCCATTCATGTTTCCACATCGCACAATCTGCATGAATACCGCGTATGTGAATCCGCTGAGGCCACACACAGTCGGCACGATGCTTCCGCCACGATTGCCCAGTCTTTAGGAGTCGCTGGCGAACCCGTGCGAATGGACAGCCAGGCCAAGTATGCCTGCGTGGCCAGTGGCAGGGCAGAGATCTATCTTCGCCTGCCCACTCGTGCAGGCTACCAGGAATGCATCTGGGATCATGCGGCTGGTGTGATGGTCATTGAAGCCGCCGGTGGCAAAGTGACGGATACCACAGGAAAAGAACTCGACTTTTCACAGGGCCGGCATCTTTCCGCCAATATCGGGGTTGTTGCCACGAATGGAATTCACCATGAGAAAATCGTAGCAGCCGTCGTGGCACAGCAGCAGAGTTTGGCAGCTCAGCAATAA
- the hisB gene encoding imidazoleglycerol-phosphate dehydratase HisB — MSSPRQATIERNTFETKIRLSLNLDGSGQAQVATGVGFLDHMLTLFAKHGLFDLEVTCDGDTHIDDHHSTEDIGICLGKALLEALGNKAGIVRYGSITLPMEETLVTSALDLSGRVKFIYKVEFPTEKIGTFDTELVEEFWQAVAANALMNLHLVLHHGTNSHHISEAIFKGTARALRQAVAIDPRQTGVPSSKGTLST, encoded by the coding sequence ATGTCTTCTCCACGCCAGGCCACCATTGAACGCAATACGTTCGAAACGAAAATTCGGCTGTCACTCAACCTCGATGGCAGTGGCCAAGCCCAGGTGGCGACTGGTGTTGGTTTTCTCGATCACATGCTGACGTTATTTGCCAAGCATGGTCTGTTTGATCTCGAAGTGACCTGCGATGGCGATACACACATCGATGACCATCACTCGACCGAAGATATCGGAATCTGCCTGGGCAAAGCCCTCCTCGAAGCTTTGGGCAACAAAGCAGGAATTGTCCGCTATGGCAGCATCACCTTGCCCATGGAAGAAACACTCGTCACTTCAGCACTCGATTTGTCGGGGCGTGTGAAATTCATCTACAAGGTCGAGTTCCCCACCGAAAAGATTGGCACCTTCGATACCGAACTCGTGGAAGAGTTCTGGCAGGCTGTGGCTGCCAATGCACTCATGAATCTGCACCTGGTGCTGCACCACGGCACCAACAGCCATCACATCAGCGAGGCCATTTTCAAAGGAACAGCCCGAGCCTTAAGGCAAGCGGTGGCAATCGATCCTCGTCAAACAGGTGTCCCTTCTTCCAAAGGGACGTTATCGACTTAG
- a CDS encoding LutC/YkgG family protein, which produces MSTSRAEILKAIRRHLPESSPLPPLDGPWIQYPDPMDQFDKVLQMIGGRMVHVPHLEAVANDLQSLAPFAQSKKVLCEVEGLTFSPSAAMSLVDVDSVVAAGTMADVDFAILPGEFAVAENAAVWCEGSKVRHRAEYFICEHLALVVPAEKIVNNMFEAYQHLSFPTRGFGAFIAGPSKTADIEQSLVIGAHGPRSHTVYFVDQLSER; this is translated from the coding sequence ATGTCAACATCGCGTGCTGAAATCCTGAAGGCAATTCGCCGACACCTGCCGGAATCTTCCCCTTTGCCACCTCTCGACGGGCCGTGGATTCAGTACCCCGATCCTATGGATCAGTTCGACAAAGTGTTGCAGATGATTGGCGGCCGAATGGTGCATGTCCCCCATCTGGAAGCTGTCGCGAACGATCTGCAAAGCCTTGCTCCCTTCGCGCAGTCGAAAAAAGTGCTGTGCGAAGTGGAGGGTTTAACATTTTCTCCAAGTGCAGCGATGAGCCTCGTGGATGTCGACTCCGTGGTGGCTGCCGGCACCATGGCCGATGTTGATTTTGCCATTCTTCCGGGCGAGTTCGCTGTGGCCGAGAATGCCGCTGTCTGGTGTGAAGGGAGCAAAGTGCGCCATCGGGCCGAATACTTCATCTGCGAACATCTGGCTCTCGTGGTGCCAGCGGAAAAAATCGTCAATAACATGTTCGAGGCCTACCAGCACCTGAGCTTTCCTACACGCGGGTTTGGTGCCTTTATTGCAGGGCCATCGAAGACTGCGGATATTGAGCAATCACTGGTCATCGGTGCCCATGGCCCGAGATCGCATACGGTCTATTTTGTCGATCAACTCTCTGAGAGATAA
- a CDS encoding sulfatase family protein — MNTLQFALILSLGWLALISPDVHISTAMAAEKSAPPNILFIFSDDLAYQAISAYGDERKLLETPHIDRVAKEGIRFDRCVVTNSICGPCRATILTGKYSHKNGFYNNSNSRFDSTQTTFPKLFKSQGYSTALIGKWHLVSEPTGFDHWEILPGQGIYYNPPMIANGQKVQRQGYVTDIITDRSIDWLKNRDKSKPFLLMAQHKAPHREWSPALRHLGFNKDKPFAEPATLFDQYKDRAQAVVDHDMGIDRTFTKLDAKFVPPPGINSTQLEEWNKYYLPRNNAFEAAHLQGQDLVRWRYHRYMHDYLACVKAVDESVGRLLQTLDEEGLAENTLVVVTSDQGFYLGEHGWFDKRWIFEESLRTPLLARWPAAIPAGRTNGQIVSLLDIAQTFLDVARIEAPADMQGASLLPLLKGDTPADWRKSLYYRYYEYPSPHRVKPHYGVVTDRYKLVHYEGTGEGEWELLDRQVDPQEVKSFHNDPAYAQTMTELKDEIRSLQKVVDDQTPPPAKAYGNAPLEWSPFGPLK, encoded by the coding sequence ATGAATACCCTCCAATTTGCCTTAATTCTCAGTCTGGGATGGCTGGCTCTCATCTCTCCTGATGTTCACATCTCGACTGCGATGGCTGCAGAAAAGTCGGCACCGCCGAACATTCTGTTCATCTTCAGCGATGACCTCGCTTACCAGGCCATCAGTGCCTATGGAGATGAGCGAAAACTGCTTGAAACACCTCATATCGACCGTGTGGCGAAAGAAGGGATCCGCTTTGATCGCTGCGTCGTTACGAACTCGATCTGCGGGCCTTGCCGGGCGACCATTCTGACAGGTAAGTACTCGCACAAAAACGGATTCTACAACAACAGCAATTCACGCTTTGACAGCACACAAACCACGTTCCCAAAACTGTTCAAATCGCAGGGGTACAGCACGGCTCTCATTGGCAAGTGGCACCTTGTCAGCGAACCCACAGGCTTTGATCATTGGGAGATCCTGCCTGGCCAAGGCATCTATTACAATCCGCCGATGATCGCCAATGGCCAGAAAGTTCAGCGTCAAGGTTACGTCACTGACATCATTACGGATCGATCGATTGACTGGCTGAAAAATCGCGACAAATCCAAGCCCTTCCTGCTGATGGCTCAGCATAAGGCGCCCCATCGTGAATGGTCTCCCGCCTTGAGACATCTGGGCTTCAACAAAGACAAACCCTTTGCCGAACCCGCGACACTCTTCGATCAGTACAAAGATCGCGCTCAGGCAGTCGTTGATCACGATATGGGGATCGACCGCACCTTTACCAAGCTTGATGCCAAATTTGTCCCACCTCCCGGCATCAACAGCACTCAACTGGAAGAGTGGAACAAGTACTACCTGCCGCGGAATAACGCCTTTGAAGCAGCCCATCTTCAAGGCCAGGATCTCGTGCGCTGGCGCTATCATCGGTACATGCACGATTATCTGGCCTGTGTGAAGGCTGTCGATGAAAGTGTGGGCCGGTTACTCCAGACGCTCGATGAAGAAGGCCTTGCCGAAAATACACTCGTGGTGGTTACATCCGACCAGGGCTTCTATCTGGGCGAACATGGCTGGTTCGATAAACGCTGGATCTTTGAAGAATCTCTGCGGACACCTTTGCTCGCGCGCTGGCCAGCCGCTATTCCCGCAGGCCGCACAAATGGCCAGATTGTTTCGCTGCTCGATATCGCCCAGACATTCCTCGATGTCGCCCGTATCGAGGCACCCGCCGACATGCAGGGGGCCAGCCTCCTGCCACTGCTGAAGGGGGATACGCCCGCTGACTGGCGTAAATCATTGTATTATCGCTACTACGAATACCCCTCGCCTCACCGCGTCAAGCCGCATTATGGCGTGGTGACTGATCGTTACAAACTCGTGCATTATGAAGGGACTGGCGAAGGGGAATGGGAACTGCTCGATCGACAGGTTGACCCCCAGGAAGTTAAAAGCTTCCATAACGACCCGGCCTATGCCCAGACGATGACAGAACTCAAGGACGAAATTCGAAGTCTCCAGAAAGTGGTTGACGATCAGACACCACCACCGGCCAAGGCTTATGGGAATGCTCCGCTCGAATGGTCCCCCTTTGGCCCGTTGAAGTAA
- the hisC gene encoding histidinol-phosphate transaminase codes for MSLFLPHIERISGYVPGEQPQETGWIKLNTNENPYPPSPRVAEAIQAAATSRLNLYPDPLATNFRRIAAEVYGVDPDQILPTNGSDEVLTIITRSFTGTGDLMAYPYPSYILYETLADLQNVSHQRLILDDRWNWSKERVGPVVNRAKAVFVPNPNSPSGNCWTTSQIAELVPPEGVLVLDGAYADFADEPQTAEILNADFGDRVVMTRTFSKSYSLAGIRFGFAIARHDVIAGLRKVKDSYNCDSISLAAATAAIADQAWMRANVERIRETRAWLTDQLIQLGFTPTPSQANFVWTTHPSGKHHDIYLALKARKILVRYMKFPGVDWAADRLLDGLRITIGTREEVAACVDALKQIV; via the coding sequence ATGAGTCTTTTTCTGCCGCATATTGAACGAATTTCTGGCTATGTCCCGGGCGAGCAGCCTCAGGAAACAGGCTGGATCAAGCTGAACACCAACGAGAATCCATATCCCCCTTCACCCCGAGTGGCAGAGGCCATTCAGGCTGCTGCGACCAGTCGGTTGAATCTCTATCCCGATCCTTTAGCCACCAACTTTCGCCGCATTGCTGCGGAAGTTTATGGCGTTGATCCCGATCAGATTCTCCCTACCAATGGCAGCGATGAAGTCCTCACCATCATCACCCGTTCGTTCACCGGGACGGGCGATCTGATGGCTTATCCTTATCCCAGCTACATTCTGTACGAGACCCTGGCCGATCTGCAGAATGTTTCTCACCAGCGGCTAATTCTCGATGATCGGTGGAACTGGTCGAAAGAGCGTGTCGGGCCGGTCGTTAACCGGGCCAAGGCCGTCTTTGTCCCCAATCCGAACAGTCCTTCAGGGAACTGCTGGACCACCTCGCAGATTGCCGAACTGGTGCCGCCGGAAGGTGTACTGGTTCTCGATGGGGCCTATGCCGACTTTGCTGATGAACCACAAACAGCAGAGATCCTCAACGCCGATTTCGGCGACCGGGTGGTGATGACACGCACCTTCAGCAAATCGTACAGCCTCGCAGGGATTCGTTTTGGCTTTGCCATCGCCCGACATGACGTGATTGCCGGTCTCCGCAAGGTGAAAGACAGCTACAACTGCGACAGCATCTCGCTGGCAGCGGCCACCGCCGCCATTGCTGATCAAGCCTGGATGCGGGCCAACGTCGAGCGCATCCGCGAAACACGAGCCTGGCTGACAGATCAATTGATTCAGCTTGGGTTCACTCCGACGCCCAGCCAGGCCAACTTCGTCTGGACGACTCATCCCAGCGGCAAACATCACGACATTTATCTGGCACTGAAAGCTCGAAAAATCCTCGTGAGATACATGAAGTTTCCCGGCGTCGATTGGGCCGCAGATCGCTTGCTCGATGGTCTGAGAATCACCATCGGCACGCGTGAAGAAGTCGCCGCCTGCGTTGATGCACTGAAACAGATCGTCTAG
- a CDS encoding rhamnulokinase has translation MAERCYLAIDLGAESGRVIAGLLDGRKIRLDELHRFANGPVHLGDTMRWDVVRLWSEIQTGLAKAAQKYGDSIVSVGVDTWGVDYVLLSKKDEILGQPYHYRDPRTRGLMDAAISQLSRKEIFENTGLQFMEINSLYQLLASRRSSPELFDVADRFLMMPDFFHWLLCGSRVVEFTNATTSQCYHPTQKTWAFDMLRKLDIPTHIFPEVVAPGTSLGQLRESVARRSGLPRLNVVAPATHDTGAAIAAVPAALTGSTKWAYISSGTWSLMGIESAHAILTPKALELNITNEGGIDNTYRVLKNIMGMWLVQQCRKSFERHGASYDYGLLTQIARDAKSFRAFINPDSPLFVAPEDMPAAIRTYCQKTNQEVPDDEGAVIRCALESLALKYRQVLERLEGLSGEKTEVIHIVGGGSQNELLNQFAADACHRPVIAGPIEATALGNVLVQARTSGELSNLADLRAVVRESASVRHYEPQNSAAWDDAYARFINLPALPA, from the coding sequence ATGGCCGAGCGTTGTTATCTGGCAATCGATCTGGGTGCCGAGAGTGGTCGTGTCATCGCTGGCCTGCTCGATGGACGCAAAATCCGTCTTGATGAACTCCACCGGTTTGCCAATGGCCCGGTTCATCTGGGCGATACGATGCGCTGGGATGTCGTGCGCCTATGGTCAGAAATTCAGACGGGCCTGGCCAAAGCCGCCCAGAAGTATGGCGACTCGATTGTTTCTGTCGGCGTTGATACCTGGGGTGTCGATTATGTCCTGCTGTCAAAAAAGGACGAAATCCTCGGCCAGCCTTATCACTACCGCGATCCGCGGACGCGTGGCTTGATGGATGCCGCCATCAGCCAGCTCTCCCGCAAAGAGATTTTCGAGAACACAGGTCTCCAGTTCATGGAGATCAACTCGCTCTATCAGTTGCTCGCCTCCCGCCGATCCAGCCCGGAACTTTTTGATGTAGCTGATCGTTTCCTCATGATGCCCGATTTCTTCCATTGGCTCTTGTGTGGCAGCCGCGTGGTCGAATTCACCAATGCCACCACCTCGCAATGCTATCACCCCACACAAAAGACGTGGGCGTTCGACATGCTGCGCAAGCTGGATATTCCCACGCACATCTTCCCGGAAGTGGTGGCCCCCGGGACATCGCTGGGCCAGCTTCGCGAAAGTGTCGCCCGTCGCTCGGGCTTACCAAGGCTGAATGTCGTCGCACCTGCGACACACGATACTGGTGCAGCCATTGCTGCTGTTCCCGCCGCACTCACAGGGAGTACAAAATGGGCCTACATCAGCTCGGGAACCTGGTCACTCATGGGGATCGAATCGGCTCATGCCATTCTCACACCCAAGGCTCTCGAACTGAACATCACCAACGAAGGGGGCATTGATAACACGTATCGAGTGTTGAAGAACATCATGGGGATGTGGCTCGTCCAGCAGTGCCGTAAATCGTTTGAAAGGCATGGTGCCAGCTACGATTACGGTCTTTTGACACAGATTGCCCGCGATGCCAAATCGTTCCGGGCCTTTATCAATCCCGATTCTCCCCTCTTCGTCGCCCCGGAGGACATGCCCGCAGCGATTCGGACTTACTGTCAGAAGACCAATCAGGAAGTTCCTGATGACGAAGGAGCTGTCATTCGCTGTGCACTCGAATCGCTGGCACTCAAATACCGGCAAGTCCTCGAAAGGCTGGAAGGACTCTCGGGCGAAAAGACAGAAGTGATTCACATTGTGGGAGGTGGCTCGCAGAACGAACTGCTCAATCAGTTTGCTGCCGACGCCTGTCACCGCCCTGTGATTGCCGGCCCGATCGAAGCGACAGCGTTAGGGAATGTCCTCGTGCAGGCACGCACCTCGGGAGAACTCTCGAATCTGGCCGACTTAAGAGCCGTCGTCCGCGAATCAGCCAGTGTCCGGCATTACGAACCTCAGAACTCAGCGGCCTGGGATGACGCCTATGCCCGGTTTATCAATCTCCCCGCTTTGCCAGCCTGA